Proteins encoded by one window of Hafnia alvei:
- a CDS encoding YqcC family protein gives MSEYAEVRQHLLRIEQQLDSLDLSQECAPDAQAFESQEPFCVDTMSPEQWLQWILLPRMFALIDSSAPLPRRFAIAPYFEMAFKERLLEVQPLIVLLQELDSMLNQEDAN, from the coding sequence ATGAGTGAATACGCTGAAGTCAGACAGCATTTGCTGAGAATAGAGCAACAGTTAGACAGCCTTGATTTGTCTCAAGAATGTGCACCTGATGCTCAGGCTTTTGAGAGCCAAGAGCCTTTTTGCGTGGACACCATGAGCCCTGAGCAGTGGCTGCAATGGATCCTGCTACCGCGCATGTTTGCGCTGATTGATAGCAGTGCGCCACTACCGCGCCGTTTTGCTATTGCCCCTTATTTTGAAATGGCCTTCAAAGAGCGCTTGCTGGAGGTTCAGCCGCTGATCGTCCTGCTCCAAGAGTTGGACAGTATGCTGAACCAAGAAGACGCCAATTAA
- the syd gene encoding SecY-interacting protein, with protein sequence MVHDVSAALAEFTQRFIDDWQRESGDFPSSEALYGVASPCVVHTDNEKVYWKPQPAAASDSLNGISRALDIQLHEDIVPFFTSQYAGDMSAVLGDLALDLVQVWSEDDLQRLQENQIGHLVTQRRLKLSPTLFLATTDSELQLISLCNLTGNVLLEQFGSKQREVLAESLSEFLSRLQPVVIK encoded by the coding sequence ATGGTGCATGATGTTTCTGCCGCGCTAGCGGAGTTTACCCAGCGTTTTATTGATGATTGGCAGCGTGAAAGCGGCGATTTCCCCTCTAGTGAGGCATTATATGGTGTCGCATCACCCTGCGTAGTGCATACCGACAACGAGAAAGTGTATTGGAAACCGCAGCCTGCGGCCGCTTCTGATAGCCTAAACGGTATTTCCCGCGCTTTGGATATTCAGCTGCATGAAGATATCGTTCCCTTTTTCACCTCGCAGTATGCCGGTGATATGAGCGCGGTATTGGGTGATTTAGCGCTAGATCTGGTGCAGGTTTGGAGCGAGGATGACTTACAGCGCTTACAAGAAAATCAGATCGGTCATTTAGTCACTCAGCGTCGGTTAAAACTCTCTCCAACCCTCTTCCTTGCCACCACGGATTCCGAGCTACAACTGATCTCGCTGTGTAACCTTACCGGCAATGTTCTGCTTGAACAGTTCGGCAGTAAACAGCGTGAAGTGCTGGCTGAATCACTGTCAGAATTCCTGTCTCGCCTACAACCTGTCGTCATTAAGTGA